The following are encoded together in the Chlorocebus sabaeus isolate Y175 chromosome 12, mChlSab1.0.hap1, whole genome shotgun sequence genome:
- the TOR4A gene encoding torsin-4A has protein sequence MDRGQPSLEPAAAAPQATGRCVIAPVRAVLRLRRRVCVLRKRRLLQLGGGPDVGTGVPRPGCSPPAPRGDLDQPQFFTFDGPAELPSRTPRKKRRRSRVVLYPETSRKYRPRVEHRSRAQHCLLLLVAIVGFQVLNAIENLDDNAQRYDLDGLEKALQRAVFGQPAAIARIVALMRDYLATHVHSRPLLLALHGPSGVGKSHVGRLLARHFRSVLEDSSLVLQYHARHHCPEARAAQDCREELARRVADVVARAEAEEKTPLLVLDDVELLPRPLLDELHGFLQPQRSHHFHNAIYVLLSGAGGAEVTRFVLQNASRALPLLPDGARSAEASAAQAEEDLRTSLWALLSREHPLWQAAAIVPFLLLDKRDVVSCFRDEMAGEGFFPDQARAEDLAAQLSFYRVAGREFAVTGCKQVVATVNLL, from the coding sequence ATGGACCGCGGCCAACCCAGCCTGGAGCCTGCTGCCGCGGCCCCCCAAGCCACGGGCCGGTGCGTGATCGCGCCCGTGCGCGCCGTGCTCCGCCTGCGCCGCCGGGTGTGCGTCCTACGCAAGCGGCGCCTCCTGCAGCTGGGTGGGGGGCCCGACGTCGGGACCGGGGTGCCCAGGCCGGGCTGCAGCCCCCCGGCGCCGCGCGGGGACCTGGACCAGCCGCAGTTCTTCACCTTCGACGGCCCTGCGGAGCTGCCCTCCAGGACGCCACGCAAGAAGCGCCGGCGCAGCCGTGTGGTGCTTTACCCAGAGACCTCGCGCAAGTATCGGCCGCGCGTGGAGCACAGGAGCCGCGCGCAGCACTGCCTGCTGCTGCTGGTCGCCATCGTGGGCTTCCAAGTTCTCAACGCTATCGAGAACCTGGACGATAACGCGCAGCGCTATGACCTCGATGGGCTGGAGAAGGCGCTGCAGCGCGCGGTGTTTGGCCAGCCCGCAGCCATAGCGCGCATCGTGGCGCTGATGCGGGACTACCTGGCCACGCACGTGCACAGTCGTCCGCTCCTCCTGGCGCTGCACGGGCCCAGTGGCGTGGGCAAGAGCCACGTGGGCCGCCTGCTGGCGCGCCACTTCCGCTCGGTGTTGGAGGACAGCTCGCTCGTGCTGCAGTACCACGCGCGGCACCACTGCCCCGAGGCACGCGCCGCACAAGACTGCCGCGAGGAGCTGGCGCGGCGCGTGGCCGATGTGGTGGCGCGGGCCGAAGCGGAGGAGAAGACCCCACTCTTGGTGCTGGACGACGTGGAGCTCCTGCCGCGGCCGCTGCTGGACGAGCTGCATGGCTTCCTGCAGCCGCAGCGCTCCCACCACTTCCACAACGCCATCTACGTGCTCCTAAGTGGCGCGGGTGGCGCCGAGGTGACGCGCTTCGTGCTGCAGAACGCGTCCCGCGCGCTGCCCCTGCTCCCGGACGGCGCGCGCAGTGCCGAGGCCTCAGCGGCACAGGCGGAAGAGGACCTGCGCACAAGTCTGTGGGCTCTGCTGTCCCGGGAGCATCCGCTGTGGCAGGCCGCGGCCATCGTGCCGTTTCTGCTGCTGGACAAGCGGGATGTGGTCAGCTGCTTCCGGGACGAGATGGCAGGCGAGGGCTTCTTTCCTGACCAGGCCCGGGCGGAGGACCTGGCCGCACAGCTCAGCTTCTACCGCGTGGCTGGCCGCGAGTTTGCTGTCACTGGTTGCAAGCAGGTGGTGGCCACGGTGAACCTCCTGTAG